A single region of the Sorghum bicolor cultivar BTx623 chromosome 9, Sorghum_bicolor_NCBIv3, whole genome shotgun sequence genome encodes:
- the LOC8058289 gene encoding uncharacterized protein LOC8058289 — MTRSAPGLPPQYYAAAGSGHRSSSSPAASCVVAVLFLLLAAGGAAAALFVLFRPRAPDIAVTAVQLPAFAVANGTVAFTFQQLASVRNPNRSPLAHYDSSLHVAYAGGEVGSMYIPAGQIDGGRTQYMATSFTVPAFAVTVTATSAAAAGQPTTISVPASGPSPHVTAALVQGPVMEVDSLLRVKGKVTVLKVFTHHVEAAKVCRIGVSPADGRVLGFRC; from the coding sequence ATGACCAGATCGGCGCCGGGGCTGCCGCCGCAGTACTACGCGGCCGCGGGCTCCGGccaccgctcctcctcctcgcccgcggCGTCCTGCGTCGTGGcggtcctcttcctcctcctggccgccggcggcgcggcggcggcgctgttcgtgCTCTTCCGCCCGCGCGCGCCGGACATCGCCGTGACGGCCGTGCAGCTGCCCGCCTTCGCCGTGGCCAACGGCACCGTGGCCTTCACCTTCCAGCAGCTGGCCTCCGTGCGCAACCCCAACCGGTCCCCGCTCGCGCACTACGACAGCTCCCTCCACGTCGCCTACGCCGGCGGCGAGGTCGGCTCCATGTACATCCCGGCTGGCCAGATCGACGGCGGCCGCACGCAGTACATGGCCACCAGCTTCACCGTCCCCGCATTCGCCGTCACGGTCACGgccacctccgccgccgccgccgggcagCCGACCACCATCTCCGTCCCCGCGTCCGGCCCGTCCCCGCACGTCACTGCGGCTCTAGTGCAGGGGCCGGTGATGGAGGTGGACTCGCTGCTGCGGGTCAAGGGCAAGGTCACCGTTCTCAAGGTGTTCACCCACCACGTCGAGGCCGCCAAGGTGTGCCGCATTGGCGTCTCGCCGGCCGACGGCCGCGTGCTCGGCTTCCGGTGCTGA